The following are encoded together in the Fundulus heteroclitus isolate FHET01 unplaced genomic scaffold, MU-UCD_Fhet_4.1 scaffold_479, whole genome shotgun sequence genome:
- the LOC118560754 gene encoding transcription factor 7-like, whose translation MSEPVAPPADPPTCTRPCYHSNSVSSRQAVKKPLNAFMLYMKETRHQVLQEGCEKESSAINRILGRRWHALSRSEQSKYYELAQKERLLHMQLYPGWSARDNYGKRKRKQNQQQGVGNSSRSGFICSQL comes from the exons ATGAGCGAGCCTGTTGCCCCACCTGCTGACCCACCTACCTGTACACGCCCCTGTTACCACAGTAACAGTGTTTCCAG CAGGCAAGCGGTGAAGAAGCCTCTGAACGCCTTCATGCTCTACATGAAGGAGACGAGACACCAGGTGCTGCAGGAAGGTTGCGAGAAGGAGAGCTCCGCCATAAACCGCATCCTGGGACGCAGG TGGCACGCCCTGTCTCGCTCCGAGCAGTCCAAATATTACGAGCTGGCCCAGAAGGAGCGGCTGCTCCACATGCAGCTTTACCCTGGATGGTCCGCCAGGGACAACTAC gggaagaggaagaggaagcagaaccagcagcaggggGTCGGAAACTCTTCCAGGTCAGGGTTCATCTGCAGCCAGCTTTAG
- the sgms2b gene encoding LOW QUALITY PROTEIN: phosphatidylcholine:ceramide cholinephosphotransferase 2 (The sequence of the model RefSeq protein was modified relative to this genomic sequence to represent the inferred CDS: inserted 1 base in 1 codon), whose amino-acid sequence MAASELIEEGEVRIPVEANVTSSNSPTQTXPQRVANGNPARPPAADEPDGADRSERSGLCSMRLLESLNSKLKRRCDYEKICAKEELTDRLPNEWWKTGVAFLYAFFNLVFTTVVITIVHERVPDKSVSPPLPDKFFDYVDRVPWAFTVTETNGLILVGFWFVQWLFLKHKAIVGRRCFFLIGNLYMYRCITMYITTLPVPGKHMVCAPKLYNDSTGKIWRILRLLSGGGLSLTGSHLMCGDFLYSGHTVMLTLAYLFISEYSPRWMWWYRWFCWALSASGVICILVGHEHYSIDVVIAYYATTRIFWAYHTMANNHELRGSPNNYLSRVWWNPVFNFLERNVQTTVPLVYLSPRALLSSCRERYQTMGIERDD is encoded by the exons ATGGCAGCCTCAGAACTGATCGAGGAGGGCGAAGTTCGGATCCCGGTGGAGGCCAACGTGACCTCGTCCAACTCCCCGACACAGA GCCCTCAGAGGGTCGCCAACGGCAACCCCGCCCGCCCGCCCGCCGCGGACGAGCCGGACGGCGCGGACAGGAGCGAGCGCAGCGGGCTGTGCAGCATGCGGCTGCTGGAGTCCCTGAACAGCAAGCTGAAGCGGCGCTGCGACTACGAGAAGATCTGCGCCAAGGAGGAGCTCACCGACAGGCTCCCCAACGAGTGGTGGAAGACGGGCGTGGCCTTCCTCTACGCCTTCTTCAACCTCGTCTTCACCACCGTCGTCATCACCATCGTCCACGAGAGGGTGCCCGACAAGTCGGTGAGCCCGCCGCTGCCCGACAAGTTCTTCGACTACGTGGACCGGGTGCCCTGGGCCTTCACCGTCACCGAGACCAACGGGCTGATCCTGGTGGGATTCTGGTTCGTCCAGTGGCTCTTCCTCAAACACAA AGCCATCGTGGGCCGCCGGTGCTTCTTCCTGATCGGGAACCTCTACATGTATCGCTGCATCACCATGTACATCACCACGCTGCCGGTGCCCGGGAAGCACATGGTCTGCGCCCCGAAG CTTTACAACGACTCCACGGGGAAAATATGGAGGATCCTCCGACTGCTTTCTGGAGGAG GTTTGTCTCTGACCGGTTCTCACCTCATGTGTGGAGACTTCCTGTACAGCGGCCACACCGTCATGCTGACGCTGGCCTACCTCTTCATCAGCGAAT ACTCTCCCCGCTGGATGTGGTGGTAccgctggttctgctgggcccTCAGCGCCTCCGGAGTCATCTGCATCCTCGTGGGTCACGAGCACTACAGCATCGACGTCGTCATCGCCTACTATGCCACCACCAGGATCTTCTGGGCCTACCACACCATGGCCAACAATCAC GAGCTGCGCGGATCACCAAACAactacctgtccagggtgtggtGGAACCCGGTCTTCaacttcctggagaggaacGTCCAGACGACGGTCCCGCTCGTGTACCTGTCACCGCGGGCCCTGCTGTCGTCCTGCAGAGAGCGGTACCAGACGATGGGCATTGAAAGGGACGACTGA